One window of the Amycolatopsis mediterranei genome contains the following:
- a CDS encoding aldehyde dehydrogenase family protein, with product MPVFEYAPAPESRAIANLKDAYKPFVNGEFVDGSGEPLKTINPATEEVLAEVGTASKSDVDIAVKAARKAFTGVWSKMPGTERAKYLFRIARLIQERSRELAVLESLDNGKPIKESRDSDVPTAAAHFFYHAGWADKLDYAGYGPSPRPLGVAGQIIPWNFPLLMLAWKIAPALATGNTVVLKPAETTPLTALVFAEICQQAELPPGVVNILPGAGDIGASIVEHGDIDKIAFTGSTEVGKAIQRQVAGTPKKLTLELGGKAANIVFEDAPLDQAVEGIVNGIFFNQGHVCCAGSRLLVQESIAEEVLEKLRYRVSTLRIGDPLDKNTDIGAINSAEQLAKIRGLVEAGDAEGAQRWTSPCPVPDRGFFFAPTVFANVHQSMRIAREEIFGPVLSVLTFRTPDEAVAKANNTPYGLSAGIWTEKGSRILWMANQLRAGVVWANTFNRFDPTAPFGGYQESGFGREGGRTGLEAYLNV from the coding sequence ATGCCTGTTTTCGAGTACGCACCGGCGCCGGAATCGCGCGCCATCGCGAACCTGAAGGACGCCTACAAGCCGTTCGTCAACGGCGAGTTCGTCGACGGCTCGGGTGAGCCGCTGAAGACGATCAACCCGGCCACCGAGGAGGTCCTGGCCGAGGTCGGCACCGCGTCGAAGTCCGATGTGGACATCGCGGTCAAGGCCGCGCGCAAGGCTTTCACGGGTGTCTGGTCGAAGATGCCGGGCACCGAGCGCGCGAAGTACCTCTTCCGGATCGCGCGGCTGATCCAGGAGCGTTCGCGCGAGCTGGCCGTGCTGGAGAGCCTCGACAACGGCAAGCCGATCAAGGAGTCGCGCGACTCCGACGTCCCGACGGCGGCCGCGCACTTCTTCTACCACGCGGGCTGGGCCGACAAGCTCGACTACGCGGGCTACGGCCCTTCGCCGCGCCCCCTGGGTGTCGCGGGCCAGATCATCCCGTGGAACTTCCCGCTGCTGATGCTGGCCTGGAAGATCGCCCCGGCGCTGGCCACCGGCAACACCGTGGTGCTGAAGCCCGCCGAGACGACACCGCTGACCGCGCTGGTGTTCGCCGAGATCTGCCAGCAGGCCGAGCTGCCGCCGGGCGTGGTGAACATCCTCCCGGGCGCGGGCGACATCGGCGCGTCCATCGTGGAGCACGGGGACATCGACAAGATCGCCTTCACCGGCTCGACCGAGGTCGGCAAGGCGATCCAGCGCCAGGTCGCGGGCACGCCGAAGAAGCTGACGCTGGAACTGGGCGGCAAGGCGGCGAACATCGTCTTCGAGGACGCGCCGCTCGACCAGGCCGTCGAAGGCATCGTCAACGGCATCTTCTTCAACCAGGGGCACGTCTGCTGCGCGGGCTCGCGCCTGCTGGTGCAGGAGTCCATCGCCGAAGAGGTGCTGGAGAAGCTGCGCTACCGCGTCTCGACGTTGCGCATCGGCGACCCGCTGGACAAGAACACCGACATCGGCGCGATCAACTCCGCCGAGCAGCTGGCCAAGATCCGCGGGCTCGTCGAAGCCGGGGACGCCGAGGGCGCGCAGCGCTGGACCAGCCCGTGCCCGGTCCCGGACCGCGGGTTCTTCTTCGCCCCGACGGTGTTCGCGAACGTCCACCAGTCGATGCGGATCGCCCGCGAGGAGATCTTCGGCCCGGTGCTGTCGGTGCTGACGTTCCGCACGCCGGACGAGGCCGTCGCGAAGGCGAACAACACACCGTACGGGCTTTCGGCGGGCATCTGGACCGAAAAGGGCTCCCGGATCCTGTGGATGGCGAACCAGCTGCGCGCCGGCGTGGTCTGGGCCAACACCTTCAACCGCTTCGACCCCACCGCCCCCTTCGGCGGCTACCAGGAATCCGGCTTCGGGCGCGAAGGCGGCCGCACCGGGCTGGAGGCGTACCTGAATGTCTGA
- the deoC gene encoding deoxyribose-phosphate aldolase: MTATTSTSAAPATPAPLVDATRDDASLRRFLLGLPGVDQVGVEQRAAGLGTRSIKKDAKRWAIDTAISMVDLTTLEGADTRGKVRALAAKAVRPDPERQDTPRVAAVCVYPDMVATAVEALKGSGVHVASVATGFPAGRTSREIKLADTKIAVEAGAHEVDMVIDRGAFLEGRYMDVFEEIRAIKAACGDAHLKVILETGELATYDNVRRASWLALLAGGDFIKTSTGKVSPAATLPVTHIMLQAVHDWHVQTGELRGVKPAGGIRTTKDAIKYLVAVHEVAGEPWLTPDLFRFGASSLLNDLLLQRRTQVDGHYSGPDYVTVD, translated from the coding sequence ATGACAGCCACGACCAGCACGTCAGCGGCGCCGGCCACCCCGGCACCGCTGGTGGACGCGACTCGCGACGACGCGAGCCTGCGCCGCTTCCTGCTCGGGCTGCCCGGTGTCGATCAGGTCGGCGTCGAGCAGCGCGCGGCGGGCCTCGGCACGCGCAGCATCAAGAAGGACGCCAAGCGGTGGGCCATCGACACCGCCATCTCCATGGTCGACCTGACCACCCTGGAGGGCGCCGACACCCGGGGCAAGGTCCGGGCGCTGGCCGCGAAGGCGGTCCGGCCCGACCCCGAACGCCAGGACACCCCGCGCGTCGCCGCCGTCTGCGTGTACCCGGACATGGTCGCCACGGCCGTCGAAGCGCTGAAGGGCAGCGGCGTGCACGTCGCGAGCGTCGCCACCGGCTTCCCCGCCGGGCGCACCAGCCGCGAGATCAAGCTGGCCGACACGAAGATCGCCGTCGAGGCCGGCGCGCACGAAGTCGACATGGTGATCGACCGCGGGGCCTTCCTCGAGGGCCGGTACATGGACGTCTTCGAGGAGATCCGGGCCATCAAGGCCGCCTGCGGCGACGCCCACCTGAAGGTCATCCTCGAGACCGGCGAGCTGGCGACCTACGACAACGTGCGGCGCGCGTCGTGGCTGGCGCTGCTGGCCGGCGGCGACTTCATCAAGACCTCCACCGGCAAGGTCTCCCCCGCCGCGACGCTGCCGGTCACCCACATCATGCTGCAGGCCGTGCACGACTGGCACGTCCAGACCGGCGAGCTGCGCGGCGTCAAGCCCGCGGGCGGCATCCGGACCACGAAGGACGCGATCAAGTACCTGGTCGCCGTGCACGAGGTCGCCGGCGAGCCGTGGCTGACCCCGGACCTGTTCCGCTTCGGCGCGTCCAGCCTGCTCAACGACCTGCTGCTGCAGCGCCGCACCCAGGTGGACGGCCACTACAGCGGCCCCGACTACGTGACGGTGGACTGA
- a CDS encoding DUF1707 domain-containing protein translates to MRASDADRERVAQVLHNALSEGRITVNELEERLTTVYAAKTVGELKPVTADLPTSAAALEPATTRALGFPDQRIGGHPGSPVSIGVMSGAVRKGSWVLPPQHNSFAFWGGAEIDLRQARFADKHCTITAVAIMGGITITVPDDINVDVTGIGFMGGFVLEDKSGAPPAPPTAPTVKINGLGFWGGVVVYRKPAKRSEPPQIEGA, encoded by the coding sequence ATGCGGGCTTCCGACGCGGACCGCGAACGCGTCGCCCAGGTGCTGCACAACGCCCTCTCGGAGGGCCGGATCACGGTGAACGAGCTCGAAGAGCGGCTCACCACGGTCTACGCGGCGAAAACCGTCGGCGAGCTGAAGCCGGTGACGGCGGACCTGCCGACGTCCGCGGCGGCCCTCGAGCCGGCCACGACGCGGGCCCTCGGCTTCCCGGACCAGCGCATCGGCGGCCACCCGGGCAGCCCGGTGTCGATCGGCGTCATGTCCGGCGCGGTCCGCAAGGGCAGCTGGGTCCTGCCCCCGCAGCACAACAGCTTCGCGTTCTGGGGCGGCGCGGAGATCGACCTGCGCCAGGCCCGCTTCGCGGACAAGCACTGCACGATCACCGCGGTCGCGATCATGGGCGGGATCACGATCACGGTCCCGGACGACATCAACGTGGACGTCACGGGCATCGGCTTCATGGGCGGCTTCGTGCTGGAGGACAAGTCGGGCGCACCCCCGGCCCCGCCGACGGCCCCGACGGTGAAGATCAACGGGCTGGGTTTCTGGGGCGGCGTCGTCGTGTACCGGAAGCCGGCGAAACGGTCCGAACCGCCACAGATCGAAGGGGCCTGA
- a CDS encoding protein-tyrosine phosphatase family protein, with amino-acid sequence MVEFPDGTRVNGRGLGRPRPDGPEPDFGLYLGTSRLRRKHGGGITWPHEWVTWPDFLLPVHPADAREKIKALHERAKTETVEVACYGGAGRTGTVMACLAVLSGVPAGEAVAWTRTHYHERAVETPWQRGWVKSFAKRLD; translated from the coding sequence ATGGTCGAGTTTCCGGACGGCACCCGCGTGAACGGGCGTGGGCTGGGCCGCCCACGTCCCGACGGACCCGAGCCCGATTTCGGGCTCTACCTGGGGACGAGCCGGCTGCGGCGCAAGCACGGCGGCGGCATCACCTGGCCGCACGAATGGGTCACCTGGCCGGACTTCCTCCTGCCGGTCCACCCCGCCGATGCCCGCGAAAAGATCAAGGCCCTCCACGAACGGGCGAAGACCGAGACCGTCGAAGTCGCGTGCTACGGCGGTGCCGGGCGGACCGGCACGGTCATGGCCTGCCTGGCCGTCCTCTCCGGCGTCCCGGCCGGCGAAGCCGTCGCCTGGACCAGAACGCACTACCACGAGCGAGCCGTCGAAACGCCCTGGCAGCGCGGCTGGGTGAAGAGCTTCGCGAAACGGCTAGATTGA
- the upp gene encoding uracil phosphoribosyltransferase translates to MDVHVVDHPLAKARLSTMRDARTDSAAFRAALHELTVMLVYEATRDVPVKIEKIHTPVARTDGYKLAKPPLLVPVLRAGLGMADQAHKLIPDAQMGFVGLARDEETLKPTPYLESLPESLADRPVMVLDPMLATGGSMEYTIRLLTDRGADDVTAICALAAPEGLAHLEKTGLPVRVVTASIDERLNDSGFIVPGLGDAGDRQYGAV, encoded by the coding sequence ATGGATGTGCACGTCGTCGACCACCCCCTCGCGAAGGCCCGGCTCTCCACGATGCGCGACGCGCGCACCGACAGCGCCGCGTTCCGGGCCGCGCTGCACGAGCTGACCGTCATGCTGGTCTACGAAGCCACGCGCGACGTGCCGGTGAAGATCGAGAAGATCCACACGCCGGTCGCCCGCACCGATGGCTACAAGCTGGCCAAGCCGCCGCTGCTGGTGCCGGTGCTGCGCGCCGGGCTGGGCATGGCCGACCAGGCGCACAAGCTGATCCCGGACGCGCAGATGGGCTTCGTCGGCCTGGCCCGCGACGAGGAGACGCTCAAGCCGACGCCGTACCTGGAGTCGCTGCCGGAATCGCTCGCCGACCGGCCGGTCATGGTGCTCGACCCGATGCTCGCCACCGGCGGTTCGATGGAGTACACGATCCGCCTGCTCACCGACCGCGGCGCCGACGACGTCACGGCCATCTGCGCGCTCGCGGCGCCGGAAGGCCTGGCGCACCTGGAAAAGACCGGCCTGCCGGTCCGCGTGGTCACGGCGAGCATCGACGAGCGCCTCAACGACTCCGGCTTCATCGTCCCCGGCCTCGGCGACGCGGGTGACCGCCAGTACGGCGCCGTCTGA
- a CDS encoding pentapeptide repeat-containing protein: MTAVAVAAVTGVLLWLFLAWSPRPDAPVRIDAVKTAFGVGAGAGGVFALWLATRRQRTLELQLAETTRVASVTERDLEERRVTELYTKAVEQLGSDKAPVRLGGLYALERLGQDNPKQRQTIVNVWCAYLRMPFKAPVVGLKGTAARDLEDDPEESELLVRLAVQELLKTHLSHDAAGYWPGMSIDLQRATLVDFRLSGCTLAAADFSRARFIGQLHICGTRFTRQAGFYGTEFRDIVNFDRSVFEEGAFFSRAHFTSNVRFTRIRSGGRFEFSRTVFVEGADFDGGEHQELDLTDAQFPEAG; this comes from the coding sequence GTGACCGCCGTCGCGGTCGCGGCTGTCACCGGGGTGCTGCTCTGGCTGTTCCTGGCCTGGTCTCCACGGCCGGACGCGCCGGTCCGGATCGACGCGGTCAAGACGGCGTTCGGCGTCGGCGCGGGCGCGGGCGGCGTGTTCGCGCTGTGGCTCGCCACGCGCCGCCAGCGCACGCTGGAGCTGCAGCTGGCCGAGACGACCCGCGTCGCGAGCGTCACCGAACGGGACCTGGAGGAGCGGCGCGTCACCGAGCTGTACACGAAGGCCGTGGAGCAGCTCGGCAGCGACAAGGCTCCGGTGCGGCTCGGCGGGCTGTACGCGCTTGAGCGGCTCGGGCAGGACAACCCGAAGCAGCGCCAGACGATCGTCAACGTGTGGTGTGCCTACCTGCGGATGCCGTTCAAGGCCCCGGTCGTGGGACTCAAAGGCACTGCGGCACGCGACCTGGAGGACGACCCCGAGGAGAGTGAACTCCTCGTCCGGCTGGCCGTGCAGGAGCTGCTCAAGACGCACCTGAGCCACGACGCGGCGGGCTACTGGCCGGGGATGTCGATCGATCTGCAGCGAGCCACGCTCGTCGACTTCCGGCTGAGCGGCTGCACCCTGGCCGCCGCCGACTTCAGCCGCGCCCGGTTCATCGGTCAGCTCCACATCTGCGGCACGCGCTTCACGCGCCAGGCGGGGTTCTACGGCACGGAGTTCCGCGACATCGTGAACTTCGACCGGTCGGTCTTCGAGGAAGGCGCGTTCTTCTCCCGGGCGCACTTCACCAGCAACGTCCGCTTCACCCGGATCCGCTCCGGCGGCCGGTTCGAGTTCTCGCGCACGGTCTTCGTCGAGGGAGCCGACTTCGACGGCGGCGAACACCAGGAGCTCGACCTGACGGACGCGCAGTTCCCCGAAGCCGGGTAG
- a CDS encoding RNA polymerase sigma factor — MTNQATGAPVGDQALDDRALWDRAAEGDEAAFSELFERHVEAVWNHAYRLTGSWSAAEDLTSNTFLTAWRRRAEVTLVRDSALPWLYTVAGNAARDEYRGARRRLRLLQKMPDAPVVSDHADTVAERLDGERRLREIVEAVRTLPKAQREVVELCLLGDLSAADAAALLTVAEGTVRAHLSRARARLRTLLEEK, encoded by the coding sequence GTGACCAACCAAGCGACGGGGGCGCCGGTGGGTGATCAGGCGCTGGATGACCGGGCGCTGTGGGACCGGGCGGCCGAAGGCGACGAAGCGGCCTTCAGTGAGCTCTTCGAACGGCACGTGGAGGCCGTCTGGAACCACGCCTACCGGCTGACCGGCTCGTGGAGCGCGGCCGAGGACCTCACTTCGAACACCTTCCTCACCGCTTGGCGCCGCCGCGCCGAGGTGACGTTGGTGCGCGACAGCGCGCTGCCGTGGCTCTACACCGTCGCCGGCAACGCGGCCCGCGACGAGTACCGCGGCGCGCGAAGGCGGCTGCGGCTGCTGCAGAAGATGCCGGACGCGCCGGTCGTGTCCGATCACGCCGACACCGTGGCCGAGCGGCTCGACGGCGAGCGGCGGCTGCGCGAGATCGTCGAGGCCGTCCGGACGCTGCCCAAGGCGCAGCGGGAGGTCGTCGAGCTGTGCCTGCTCGGCGACCTGAGCGCCGCCGACGCCGCGGCGCTGCTGACCGTCGCCGAGGGCACCGTCCGCGCCCACCTGTCCCGGGCCCGCGCCCGGCTGCGCACGTTGCTGGAGGAGAAATGA
- a CDS encoding TetR/AcrR family transcriptional regulator yields the protein MARPRTHDEALRLKLLDRAGELLAADGPKALSLRKLAADAGTSTTAVYSLFGSKPDLVNALYTEGFRRFGARMAGTPLTGDPVEDLVALGSAYRTSALADPHLYGIMFTKSVPGFEPNEDAEKLARETLKPLERIIRRAIADGVFLDVPPETVAVGCWAIVHGLVSLELTGNLPDEFDITGAYEAALRANASGWLRPQTSGTVPS from the coding sequence ATGGCGCGACCACGCACGCACGACGAAGCGCTCCGGCTCAAGCTGCTCGACCGGGCCGGCGAGCTGCTCGCGGCCGACGGGCCGAAGGCGCTTTCCCTGCGCAAGCTGGCCGCCGACGCCGGGACGTCGACCACCGCCGTGTACTCGCTCTTCGGCAGCAAACCCGATCTGGTGAACGCTCTGTACACCGAAGGCTTCCGCCGCTTCGGCGCCCGGATGGCCGGGACGCCGCTGACCGGCGACCCCGTCGAGGACCTCGTCGCCCTCGGCAGCGCCTACCGCACGAGCGCGCTGGCCGACCCGCACCTCTACGGGATCATGTTCACCAAGTCGGTGCCCGGGTTCGAGCCGAACGAAGACGCCGAGAAGCTCGCCCGCGAGACGCTCAAGCCGCTGGAACGGATCATCCGCCGTGCCATCGCCGACGGCGTCTTCCTCGACGTCCCACCCGAGACGGTCGCGGTCGGCTGCTGGGCCATCGTGCACGGCCTGGTGTCCCTGGAACTGACCGGCAACCTGCCGGACGAGTTCGACATCACGGGCGCCTACGAAGCCGCCCTGCGCGCGAACGCCTCCGGCTGGCTGCGGCCTCAGACCAGCGGTACCGTCCCGTCGTAG
- a CDS encoding MerR family transcriptional regulator: MSYSIAEAARRSGLSIDTLRYYERIKLLDPPARDTAGRRAYSDDDLNWLGFLTKLRTTGMPIKSMREYASLRRHGVASAGRRKALLVEQRRSVAERIAELQGCLDILDYKIENYAQVERKVLGVEPGMEEISA; this comes from the coding sequence ATGAGCTACTCGATAGCGGAAGCCGCGCGACGTAGCGGACTGTCCATCGACACCCTCCGGTACTACGAGCGCATCAAACTGCTCGACCCGCCCGCGCGGGACACCGCGGGCCGCCGGGCCTATTCCGACGACGACCTCAACTGGCTGGGTTTCCTGACCAAGCTGCGCACCACCGGGATGCCCATCAAGAGCATGCGCGAGTACGCGTCGCTGCGCCGTCACGGCGTCGCGAGCGCGGGCCGCCGCAAGGCCCTGCTGGTGGAGCAGCGCCGATCGGTCGCTGAGCGGATCGCCGAGCTGCAGGGCTGCCTCGACATCCTCGACTACAAGATCGAAAACTACGCCCAGGTCGAGCGCAAGGTGCTCGGCGTGGAACCCGGCATGGAGGAGATTTCCGCGTGA
- a CDS encoding aldo/keto reductase, producing the protein MGMSQAYGVRDNDDESIATIHRALELGVTLLDTANVYANGVNEELVGRAIAGRRDEVVLATKFGIVWNDGAMGARGDAAYVKQSCDESLRRLGVDHIDLYYQHRVDPDTPIEETWGALASLVEAGKIRHAGISEASAATIRAAHAVHPVTALQSEWSLWTRGIEGEILDTCRELGIGIVPFSPLGRGFLTGAVKSVADLPEDDMRRGLPRFAEGNFERNMAIVEALRELASDKGVTAGQLALAWVQAQGEDVVPIPGTKRRKYLEENVAAASLELTADDLAAIAAAAPAEAIAGERYPERLARAAGR; encoded by the coding sequence ATGGGGATGAGCCAGGCCTACGGCGTCCGCGACAACGACGACGAGTCGATCGCCACGATCCACCGCGCGCTCGAGCTCGGCGTGACGCTGCTGGACACCGCGAACGTCTACGCCAACGGCGTCAACGAGGAGCTGGTCGGCCGCGCGATCGCCGGCCGCCGCGACGAGGTCGTGCTCGCGACGAAGTTCGGCATCGTGTGGAACGACGGCGCGATGGGCGCCCGCGGTGACGCCGCGTATGTGAAGCAGTCGTGCGACGAGTCGCTGCGCCGGCTCGGCGTCGACCACATCGACCTCTACTACCAGCACCGCGTCGACCCGGACACGCCGATCGAGGAGACCTGGGGCGCGCTGGCTTCGCTGGTGGAGGCCGGAAAGATCCGGCACGCCGGGATTTCCGAGGCGAGCGCGGCGACGATCCGGGCCGCCCACGCGGTGCACCCGGTGACGGCGCTGCAGAGCGAGTGGTCGCTGTGGACGCGGGGGATCGAAGGCGAAATCCTGGACACGTGCCGCGAGCTCGGCATCGGGATCGTCCCGTTTTCGCCGCTGGGCCGCGGTTTCCTGACGGGCGCGGTGAAGTCGGTCGCGGACCTGCCGGAGGACGACATGCGCCGCGGCCTGCCGCGCTTCGCCGAGGGCAACTTCGAGCGGAACATGGCGATCGTCGAGGCCCTGCGCGAGCTGGCCTCGGACAAGGGCGTCACCGCCGGGCAGCTGGCGCTGGCGTGGGTCCAGGCCCAGGGCGAGGACGTGGTGCCGATCCCGGGGACCAAGCGCCGCAAGTACCTCGAGGAGAACGTGGCGGCGGCCTCGCTGGAGCTGACGGCCGACGACCTGGCGGCCATCGCGGCCGCCGCACCGGCCGAGGCGATCGCCGGAGAGCGCTACCCCGAACGGCTCGCCCGCGCGGCCGGCCGGTGA
- a CDS encoding NAD(P)-binding domain-containing protein yields the protein MAEEVLDYLVVGAGPAGLQLGQHLGHAGHRYLVLEAGSAPGHFFETFPRHRTLISINKKHTGYTDPELRMRMDWNSILAEPDAGDDALLFTGYSDKLFPDAPDFLRYIADYAAKHEVNVRYDTRVTRIRREQELFVLTAGDEEFKAHRLIMATGVTKPYLPQFPGVELIDQYVDVDIDPKSFTGQRVLVLGKGNSAFETADNLIETAAVVHVGGPRPVKLAWRTHFVGHLRAYNAGILDMYQLKLQHAILDGDVREVRKDADGYHVKFSFARADEVIKEIRYDRVIGCTGFRFDASLFDEDCRPELTINDRFPAQTPDWESVNVPGLYFAGTITQVRDFKKATSAFIHGFRYGVRALTKVLNERHHDTPWPGTELPAKPDALTDAVITRINRTSALYQQFGFLGDVLVVDGDTARYLEEVPVDRVLHDPPDDAYVVTLDYGPDHDKIDPFDFVARAAQDKANDQGEGHYLHPIVRHYRRGELVATHHVTENLENEWDKEVHVEPLTAFFAREL from the coding sequence GTGGCGGAGGAAGTGCTCGATTATCTGGTCGTCGGGGCCGGGCCGGCCGGGCTGCAGCTGGGGCAGCACCTCGGCCACGCCGGGCACCGGTACCTGGTGCTGGAAGCCGGGTCCGCGCCCGGGCACTTCTTCGAGACCTTCCCCCGGCACCGGACCCTCATCTCCATCAACAAGAAGCACACCGGGTACACCGACCCGGAGCTGCGCATGCGGATGGACTGGAACTCGATCCTCGCCGAGCCCGACGCCGGCGACGATGCGCTCCTCTTCACCGGCTACAGCGACAAGCTCTTCCCGGACGCCCCGGACTTCCTCCGCTACATCGCCGACTACGCGGCGAAGCACGAAGTCAACGTCCGCTACGACACCCGGGTGACGCGCATCCGCCGCGAGCAGGAGCTCTTCGTCCTCACCGCCGGCGACGAAGAGTTCAAAGCCCACCGGCTGATCATGGCCACCGGCGTCACCAAGCCGTACCTCCCGCAGTTCCCCGGCGTCGAGCTGATCGACCAGTACGTGGACGTCGACATCGACCCGAAGAGCTTCACCGGCCAGCGCGTCCTCGTGCTGGGCAAGGGGAACTCGGCGTTCGAGACCGCGGACAACCTCATCGAGACGGCCGCGGTCGTGCACGTCGGCGGCCCGCGGCCGGTGAAGCTGGCCTGGCGCACGCACTTCGTCGGCCACCTCCGCGCGTACAACGCCGGCATCCTCGACATGTACCAGCTGAAGCTCCAGCACGCGATCCTCGACGGCGACGTGCGCGAAGTCCGCAAGGACGCCGACGGCTACCACGTCAAGTTCTCCTTCGCCCGCGCCGACGAGGTGATCAAGGAGATCCGCTACGACCGGGTGATCGGCTGCACCGGCTTCCGGTTCGACGCGTCGCTGTTCGACGAGGACTGCCGTCCGGAGCTGACGATCAACGACCGCTTCCCGGCGCAGACCCCGGACTGGGAGTCGGTGAACGTGCCCGGCCTCTACTTCGCCGGCACGATCACGCAGGTCCGCGACTTCAAGAAGGCCACCAGCGCGTTCATCCACGGCTTCCGCTACGGCGTCCGCGCGCTCACCAAGGTCCTGAACGAGCGCCACCACGACACGCCGTGGCCGGGCACCGAGCTGCCCGCCAAACCGGACGCGCTGACCGACGCGGTGATCACCCGGATCAACCGGACTTCCGCGCTGTACCAGCAGTTCGGCTTCCTCGGCGACGTCCTGGTCGTGGACGGCGACACCGCCCGCTACCTCGAAGAGGTGCCGGTCGACCGCGTTCTCCATGACCCGCCGGACGACGCCTACGTCGTCACCCTCGACTACGGCCCCGACCACGACAAGATCGATCCGTTCGACTTCGTCGCGCGCGCGGCCCAGGACAAGGCGAACGACCAGGGCGAAGGCCACTACCTGCACCCGATCGTCCGCCACTACCGCCGCGGCGAGCTGGTCGCCACCCACCACGTCACCGAGAACCTCGAGAACGAGTGGGACAAAGAGGTGCACGTCGAACCGCTGACCGCGTTCTTCGCCCGGGAGCTGTGA
- a CDS encoding alpha-hydroxy acid oxidase produces MRTIAEFEAAARGRLDPVHYDYFAGGAQDEITLRENETAFQDLRLVPRVLRGSDKRDLSIELLGTPSSMPILVAPTAFHRLAHSDGELATARAAARAGTIMIVSMAATTAVEDIAAAAREVAPDPALWFQLYLQPDLEFTEAIVRRAEAAGVKAFVVTVDSPVLGRRERDDRNAFHDLPPGLVVENLRNLGENRSGGNASHVREIVMSAGLSWDHIAWLRSKTKLPVLIKGVLHAEDARLAVHHGVAGIVVSNHGGRQLDTVPATIEVLPEIAAAVGGAIPVLLDGGIRRGTDVVKALALGADAVGVGRPIVWGLAAGGREGVSEVLDLLRDDFDQALALCGGRHPADLTPDQVRR; encoded by the coding sequence ATGCGCACGATCGCCGAGTTCGAGGCGGCGGCCCGCGGCCGCCTCGACCCGGTCCACTACGACTACTTCGCGGGCGGCGCGCAGGACGAGATCACCCTGCGGGAGAACGAAACGGCGTTCCAGGACCTGCGGCTGGTGCCCCGGGTGCTGCGCGGCAGCGACAAACGGGACCTGAGCATCGAGCTGCTCGGGACGCCGTCCTCGATGCCGATCCTCGTCGCGCCCACGGCGTTCCACCGGCTCGCGCACTCCGACGGCGAACTGGCCACCGCGCGGGCGGCGGCGCGGGCGGGCACGATCATGATCGTCAGCATGGCCGCGACCACCGCGGTCGAGGACATCGCCGCGGCGGCCCGCGAGGTCGCGCCGGACCCGGCCCTGTGGTTCCAGCTCTACCTGCAGCCGGACCTGGAGTTCACCGAGGCGATCGTCCGCCGCGCCGAAGCCGCGGGCGTGAAGGCGTTCGTCGTCACCGTCGACTCGCCGGTGCTCGGCCGCCGCGAACGCGACGACCGCAACGCCTTCCACGACCTGCCGCCGGGGCTGGTCGTGGAGAACCTCCGCAACCTGGGCGAAAACCGCAGTGGTGGCAACGCCAGCCACGTTCGCGAGATCGTCATGTCGGCCGGGCTGAGCTGGGACCACATCGCGTGGCTGCGATCGAAGACCAAGCTCCCGGTGCTGATCAAGGGCGTGCTCCACGCCGAGGACGCGCGGCTGGCCGTGCACCACGGCGTCGCCGGGATCGTCGTGTCCAACCACGGCGGCCGCCAGCTCGACACCGTGCCCGCCACGATCGAGGTGCTCCCCGAAATCGCGGCGGCGGTCGGCGGAGCGATCCCGGTGCTGCTCGACGGCGGGATCCGCCGCGGCACCGACGTCGTCAAGGCGCTCGCCCTCGGCGCGGACGCGGTCGGCGTCGGCCGCCCGATCGTGTGGGGGCTCGCCGCGGGCGGCCGCGAAGGCGTCTCCGAGGTCCTGGACCTGTTGCGGGACGACTTCGACCAGGCCCTCGCGCTGTGCGGCGGGCGGCACCCGGCCGACCTGACCCCGGATCAGGTGCGGCGGTGA